The Dreissena polymorpha isolate Duluth1 chromosome 2, UMN_Dpol_1.0, whole genome shotgun sequence nucleotide sequence ATATTTAAGATTTTCCTTCATGTGTTGCATATACGAAATTTTATATTAGAATAAGAACAAGTCGGTATTTGACGAATGGACACTGCAAGAACCACAGTTTCTCCAAACCATCCTGTAAGAGGCCAGGAACGTGTGGAGAGCATCGGCCCTTGCTGACCAGCGGGTCGCGCACAAAGAACGCAGCTTAGTCCGCTATGCCATGGCCTCCCTGCTAATATTGATATGCCCTGCATATGGGAACATCAAATGTACCTAACATTTGTTTATACACATTATGAATATAACTTAACTTACCCATTGCTGTACAActcatgtgttgaatatttaagcagccataatttaatttgcatgtgaacTGGTTCATTTCACAGAGCATCATACAAACAAAAGACATAgctgtttaaaatcatttcatcCGTTTAATGCAAAGtccactgttgttgttgttgttactgcatTTGATCTTCGATTTTATGTCATTATATCTAAGTGTGTTCACACGTATTACACTAACATAATGTTAAGTGATCATACCTTGTTATCTTCGTCGTATATCTATTTTAACATGCATAAATGAGTACATTTTCGTAGGTTATTGTCAGACCATTCTCATTTCTGATCTGGTCGCAGCCATTTGTCGCGTTGCATTATGGTCAGGTTTGAACTATTGTCTGCAGTGAACTAAGCATGAAACaggttatttttagatatgatgtaatctctgttaaatacttgtttaaagtggtgtatccatctttctaagcgcccatagattgttttacataaatttttgttcaaaattcaATATGGCGGTGTCTTTTGGCGTGATGTCATTTCAATGCATTTCGAGCGTTCATGACCACTTTTTGTGGTCAATCGACGTCATCGACCCATTTTTGGGGGCAatgaccatttattttgggtacaTGACCAGTAATTTTGGGGCAGGCGACCAAGAATTTTTGGTCGGACCATAAAAACTGGGCATTGACCAACATTTTGGGTCGCTCGAGTATTTAAGGTTCCAGGAACTTTATTAAGTAATTCAGTCGGGCCATAACATCAAGGGCATAACatcttttattaattattcagaaacttgtaagaaaaacttaatataaactgaGTTCATATTAATTGCTACTGTTACTAAATAATAGACTTTAACCCAACAAAGAtatcttatattaatatattaaagattgtttattttatttaaaacgtatacTCTTGTGGTGAATGAGTGTTGGACACTTGCGTGAgagaattgtttaaaatatttgacttGTTTCTGAGAAATCATCGTATTGTGTGGTGTATTTGAACCGTTAAGAAATTTACACTGTTAATGTTTAcgttgtgttaatgaaaatataacttctatgaatttcgacgttaaagaataaaagattaatgaagttttaaaatgacttgttttcctCGTTTTAGTAAATAAGCGTAAGaaccacattattattattgaactatTATTGAACTATTCCTGACAAGAATACGGAACAGTTAGCTCGCAACATTTtatggtgtcagaagtgggatccTTTCAATCAACAATCAAGGGATCCAGTGATTGGACTCACGTCTGCgcgtattattattaaataacaagtTAACATTTTAAGCAGTATATCTTTAATAAAAACCCAACAAGATACTTTCCACGAATATTGTGACGATTAAATAAGTTAACATGAGTGATCTAAATGACAGTGACACGGAAGTAACTATCGGAGCGGGGCTCGATAGGGGAACACGATTTCCACACGCAACGTGCGCTCAAAGGGACGAGGCGCGCACGGAAGTCTCGCCGGACGCATCGAGCGTACAAGGTGACGCGACGCGAATCGAAGTCGACACGGACGGAAATAGCGACAACGAAGGCGGCGGTGGCATGGCCGCTACCAATGGGTTCATGCGCGAGGTAGCCGGAGCGCTCAAGGAAGTTGTATCCGAGCTGCGCGTTCTTAAGGGCCAAAGTCACTACAACAACCGGGGTGCGTTCAACGGCGATGTACCTGTCGGCGCTCAATATGCACACGAGCGGGATATCGCATATTTTGGCAATGGCCGTGACATCGTACAGCACGGGTTTGGCGGCCAGCGCGAGGCGAGGAACGGTTATCGGCAGCGACGTGACGACGCGTATAGGCGCGATTCGGGAAACCCGTTAATGGAACGGGAGCTCGACGGCATCTACCAACGTCAGTCGATGGGCAATCGCAACAACTGCCATGAGGACAAAGACGGCTACGGGGAGGGAGACAACGAAAACGAAAGTGTTCACGATTATAGGCAGCGAGCGCCTGCACGTCACGCACCAAGGGCTGATGGCATTTATAGAAGGCCCGCAATAAGGCGGAATACTCGGCCGGTGCCAAAGATACCACCATTTACAGGAAAAGAAGATTGGGCGGTATGGTCAGCGAAGTTCGACGCGATTGCTAGGAGATACGGTTGGGACGACGATGATAAGCTTGACAATCTGCTGCCGATGATAGAAGGTCAGGCTAGCGAATTCGTGTTTGCACAGCTGCCTACGGAAGTGTTGTCTGACTATCATGAACTGACTTCAGAGTTGACAAGGCGATACCGCGTAATCGAGACAAGCAGGTCTTTCGCAGCCAAGTTTAGTAGGCGCAACCAGAAACATGGGGAAAAAGCGGAAGACTATGCTGCCGAACTCAAGCGTCTGTACGATAAAGCGCATAAACAACGGGATCGAAGCACACGAGATGAGGACCTAGTGAGAAGATTCCTCGATGGGCTGGTTGACCAGGAGGTGAAGTTCGAGGTCGAGTACCACAAGGAACCAAGGAATATCGACGAGGCGGTGTTCCATGTGGTGAATTTCATTCAAACGAGAATCGGGATTAAATCCGATCGAGAGTACAAGCATGCAACCAGACGAGCTTATACCACTGACGAGCATGACGACGAATTCTCAGAAGAATGTGAAACTGAAAGGGCAGCATGCAGAGTAGTCACAGACCAGAAGAGAAGTACGCCTATAATGTCCGAGAACACGGGAAGCGACATTGTTAAGCAGCCTACTGACCAAGAGTTATTGAAAACTCTTATAAGTAGGATAGAGAAACTGGAAGAGGAAAAGAAACATTTGCAGAGGCGGCCACCAAGAAGAGACGTAGAGTGCTTCAGGTGTCATCAAACCGGCCACTACGCAAGAGACTGTCCGCTAAACCAAACAAGGGATACGTCATTTCCCACGAAGTCTAACGGTGCAACGCCATCTCGGGAACATTTAAACGAGAGAGGGGCTTCTCTCGTGCCCAGAGGGAGGTCCTGTTAGATAACGAAGACAACGGTGATTTAAAGGGCGAGCAACAACACACGGGGGTAAGCGAGGCGGAGAGCGAAGTACCCTGTGCTGGAGTGAAGGGGGGAACAGAGCTGACCACTGGCGTTTATATCCGAGGGTGGATAGGGGAGACACCAGTGACCTTCACCGCCGACACAGGTGCTTCGAGGTCGGTAGTATCCAGTCGCGTGTATGACCAGCTGAGCACCAAGGACAAGCCGGTCCTAAAGGGGTCAGTCAAGCTGCGTGGGGCAGGTGGTTCACCAATACGTGAGAAGGGGGCGGGAGAATTTAATCTTATATTAGGCCCAGTAAAGGTGATCTGTCAAGCAGTTGTGGCCGACATTGAGGACGAAGTGCTACTAGGGTTGGATGTGTTGGCTGGGGAGAAGGACGGACAGGCGGACATCTTCCTAAGCAAGAATATAATCAAGCTAAAAGGGAAAGAAATCCCATTGATACCCGCTACAAGGAGGCTACGGAAAGTCACCGTTGCAGAAGATGTTGCCATCCCGGGGCTCTCAGAAGTGGTGGTTGATGTTTATGTTGAACGCGATGAGGCTGACGATAAAGACAAAGAAGAAAATTTTATCATTGAACCCACAGAGGGTTTCGTTCAGCGTTACCCATTGGTAATGGCTGCAACCTTAGTGAACATAAACAGAGCAGTCACCTGTAAGGTAAAAGTTTTGAACCCTTTCTCAACGAGCGTAACGTTGCGGCACCATGCAGAAATCGGAGAGGCAGAGAGGATAGATTGTTGTACAGGGGTTATAGCAAATGAAGAAAACGAAGGTGAGCGAGATAACATCACAACGGTGAGAAGAGTACAGTTGATGACAGTTGAAAAGGACAGCCGTATTTCAGACTTACCGGTTGCCAATGCAATGGACGTGCCCCCACACCTGAAATCACTGTTTGAAGAATCAGTCGTCGGAAAAACGGAAGAGCAACAATTCGTTATAGCTGGGTTGTTAGTTAAATACGCAGACACGTTCTCAAAAGACGAATGGGACTTGGGACTTACACATCTATCTGAGCATGCCATAAACACAGGTACCGCAGCTCCCGTTACACAGCGACCAAGGCGGGTTCCATTAGCGTACGCAGAAGAAGAAAAGAAAGCACTTGAAGATTTGCTTAAGAAAGGCGTTATTCAGAAAAGTACATCCCCTTGGGCCAGCCCAATCGTTTTGGTAAAGAAGAAATCAGGCGCTATACGACCTTGCGTCGATTATAGAAGGGTCAATGCATTGGTGAAGCCAGACGGGTTTCCGCTACCACGAATCCAAGATTGTTTAGACGCTGTGGCCGGGTCAAGCTTCTTCAGCTGTTTTGACCTAACGTCAGGGTATTTTCAAATACCGTTAAAGAAGGATGACATTCCTAAGAGCGCTTTCTGCTGTAAGTATGGTCAATACGAGATGAAAACAATGCCTTTCGGGTTAAATAACGCCGCAAGCACCTTCCAGCGTACAATGGAACTGGCGTTACAAGGTTTAACTTGGCTAACGTGTTTAGTTTACATTGATGACATTGTGGTGTTCGGATCCACGTGGCTGGAAAACCTTTTGAGAACTGATGAGGTTTACTACTTCGTATCCAAACTGCAGGTTTGAAGCTTAAGTCAGATAAGTGCCGCCTTCTCCAGTCAAAAGTCATTTTTCTGGGTCACGTAGTCTCAGGAGAGGGGATAAGTCCCGATCCGACGAACATTGAAAAAATTGTCAATTGGCCAAAGCCCGGAAACGCGAAGCAGGTTAAACAGTTTGTGGCTACTGGTTCGTACTATCGTCGATTTGTAAAAGATTACGCTAAAATCGCGCGACCTTTGATTGATCTGACGAGAAAGGAGGCCAAATTCGAATGGAACGATGCGTGTGATATGGCGTTTAAACGAATCAAGGATGCCCTTATTAGCGAAAACGTCATGGGACATCCACTGAATGAGGGTGGGACATTTTACCTCGACGTCGATGCGTCCGGCACGGGGATCGGCGCGGTGTTGAGCCAAGAACAGCAGAGTCGCGAGCGAGTTATTGCCTACGCCAGCAGGGGGCTGAATAAAGCCGAGAAGAATTACTGCATAACTGAGCAAGAGCTTTTAGCGGCAGTATACTTCATCCAGTATTTCAGGCAGTATTTGCTGGGGCGGCATTTTATTGTAAGAACAGATCACCAATCGTTGATATGGCTCTTTAGTTTAAAGGAACCGAGTGGGAAAATCGCGAGATGGATTGAGATTCTGGCCGTGTATGACTTTTCCATCGAATATAGAGCAGGTAATAAGCAAGCCCACTGTGACGCTTTATCGCGCTGTGAAAGTCCCCGGTTCTGTACGTGCAGCGACGTAGATACAAGCGAACCGTTGAAGTGCGGCCCATGCAATAAATGCCGAAGGAGAGCTGAACTAATGCTGTTGAAACCAAACGAAAAGGAAGAAGGTGAAGTGAATGCGGGGTCACCTGAAGACGATTGCGTAACGCCTGTCGTTTTAACCGAAAACGCGCCTGTGATCAAGAGTGTTAAAAGTAGCGAGTGTGAGGTGCCAAAGCCAGGTCCATCGGATGACAGGGGACTTTCTACTCTGCACACATGGGCAACCGAATTCACAAGCGTAACAATGGCAGCCATGCAGAGTGATGACCCTTATATAGCTAAAATTTATAGTGTGATACGCGATGGTATTAAAGCGCCGGTTGATGAAATGGTAACGTTGAGTCCAGAGACACGTCATTACTGGGTGATACGAGACTCGCTCGTACTAGTAGAAAACGTGCTATATAGGAAGTTTCAGCGGGTAAACGAAACACACGATTGCCTTCAGCTGATTGTCCCGTACACACTGCGAAAGTTGGTATTAAGTAGAATGCATGACAGTGTGACCTCTGGTCATTTAGGGGTCAAGCGAACTAGGGCAAGGTTAGCGTTAGGTTATTACTGGTTCAATATTAAGGCTGATGTGCGTGTATATGTTGCAAGTTGTTCCGTTTGTGACGCTGATAAAAAGCCACAAAAACCGCCTAGGGCGCCTATGGGTCATGTCAGGTCTGGCGCACCCTGGGACGTCCTAGCGATCGATTTTACTGGGCCGTTCCCAGTCACTCCGCGCGGTAATCGGTACATTCTCGTGGTAACGGACGTCTTTTCAAAATACGTCGAGATCATCCCAGTGCCAAACCAAACAGCCGAAGTGTGCGCATCAATGGTCCTAAATGATGTCATAGCGAGATGGGGTACCCCGTTAGCAATACATTCCGACCAGGGCGCAGCGTTTGAGAGCAGGGTCTTCAAGGAGCTGTGCAAGCTGTTAGAGGTCAAGAAGTCCAGAACTAGCGCCCGTCATCCTGCAGGCAACGGACAAGTAGAAAGATTTAACAGAACGATGTTGAGCATGGTTAGAGCGTATCTTGTTGGCGAACAGGAAGACTGGGATCAGCACTTGGCCTGCCTAGCAGCAGCATACCGGTCGACCCCACATGAGAGTACCAAACTTTCCCCCAACCTGCTAGCTTTAGGAAGAGAAGTCCGCATGCCAGCCAGCCTCATCTACAGCCATGTTGACGCATCACCGAAGCAAGAAAACCCAGGCGAGTACGTCCTTCGGCTGCAAGAAAGGATGTTGAAAGCCAACGAGGTGGCTAGGAAACACATCGGAAAGGTCGCTCGACGCAGCAAAGAAGTCTACGATGCCAAGCTGTCCTTTCATCACTATCAAGTCGGTGACGTGGTGTGGTGCCTGCATGAAACTAGGAAGGTCGGCGTCAACCCTAAGTTGGAAAGGGCATACGATGGTCCCTATCTTGTAACAGCAAAATTCTCTGAGATCAACTTCACCATCAAGCTAAACAAAGAAGGCCAAACCAGAGTGGTACACCACAACAAGCTCAAGCCATGCAAAGCAGGGATACTACCGAGATGGGTGTTGTCTGCACGgaggaaaatttaaaaaaatataaaaccaTAAACCAGCGTGCCATCAGTGAACATTATATTCTAaaactttatatttatgtttaataacatgtacatttgtaaCAATTTGGGAGTAAGgtaattttaataacaataagcTGAGAACGGTGAAGATGCATGGCTGTGTGACAGTGGCGAGTGAAAGAATATTAAAACGTTATTTAATTTTATAGACATAGACAAAGTCATTACAAAATAATTACTAAATTTCAGAAAAAGATGATTCCCAAGGTTCTAGCGCAACAGCGCCCTAGGCGTAGATACCGATGCAAAGTGTGCGGGAAAACTGATAGAAAAGGGAGGTTGATTGGCCACATCCTGAAGCACCATGTGCCGATGGACCAGGCTCCATTTTCCTGCGGATTGTGTAACTTCCGGTGTACTGAAGTGGCAGATCTCACTAACCATATCACGCGGTATAAGCGTCATGTCGACGAGGCAAAAAGAGCAGGAGTAGTGGATCTTTCGCAAATCCTGAGGAAAGCAGAAAATCCCGTCGAGGTTCACAACTTGATGGACTTAGAGGAGGCCGATCCTGAAGATGACTATGAGGGTATATTCGAACAAGACGCGGAGGAAGCAGTCCTACCCGACTGGCTGTCTCAGGCTACCGGTAGTTTACTAACGCCTTCGGCATCACCTTCCGTGTCTGCTTTTAAACCAGTAGAGAAGCCGGTGGAAATCAACGCGATAAGTGTGGAAAGAGTGCCTAGTCAATCGCCACTCTTTCGTGCAATTCAGGCACCAGCCCTAAACCTGTGGCCGGCAACGATCCCTTTCCCGATGCCGACGTACATGAATGAGACAGTGAATGCTCCAATAACATTCTCGCAGTCGTCAACGGTGAGAGCAGAGGTGAACACCCCGTTAACGGACGAACCCGAATTTTTGGGCAATGGCATTGCCGAGTCATTCCTGGAGGAGTTATGTTCTCCGGCAACCGCTGTAACCGCAGAAAACCCGAGGCAAGTCGTGGAACCAGAGCGTCCCGTTAGCTCCGTCGGGGAGTGCGTCAACGTTGTGCAAGCTGCTAGCTCTTCGTCAAACGAAGTGCTGAGACAAGCCTTCACTGACTTAGTCAACCAGTTAAGCAGTGATAACAGGGAGATCATTAGAGCCATAAGAGAGAACACGGCGGAGTTGCgtgcaataaaaaacaaactaGGTCCAATGAGTGAGGACATTAAGTCATTAAGATTTAACTCAGATCTGGTAAGGCGATCCACTGTTGGGAAGCTGGAGAGGGATAGGGAACAGGTGTCGAAGCGGCATTCTAAGCCGTAGCCATGTAACATTTCAAAAGGAATGTATTGTTGTTTGCTGTTTAAAGTGTGTTTCATTATTGATAGTTTATCTTAAAtcatttttactgtttcgagtcactgtgaccttgtgcCTATAAAGTTTTATGAGCCTAGGCgttggcattcttgagttaccatccggaaaccatctggtgaacggaccgacagaccgacagaccgacggaccgaccgacatgtacaaagcaatatacctcatcctcttcgaaggggggcataataatatgtttatcaGTAAACTGTTTTAGTATTTGTTTCAATTACCTGTTGACTGTGGCAACAGGAGTTTTGCCAAAAAGACAGGGGGGTAATGATATGCCCTGCATATGGGAACATCAAATGTACCTAACATTTGTTTATACACATTATGAATATAACTTAACTTACCCATTGCTGTACAActcatgtgttgaatatttaagcagccataatttaatttgcatgtgaacTGGTTCATTTCACAGAGCATCATACAAACAAAAGACATAgctgtttaaaatcatttcatcCGTTTAATGCAAAGtccactgttgttgttgttgttactgcatTTGATCTTCGATTTTATGCCATTATATCTAAGTGTGTTCACACGTATTACACTAACATAATGTTAAGTGATCATACCTTGTTATCTTCGTCGTATATCTATTTTAACATGCATAAATGAGTACATTTTCGTAGGTTATTGTCAGACCATTCTCATTTCTGATCTGGTCGCAGCCATTTGTCGCGTTGCATTATGGTCAGATTTGAACTATTGTCTGCAGTGAACTAAGCATGAAACaggttatttttagatatgatgtaatctctgttaaatacttgtttaaagtggTGTATCCATCTTTCTATGCGCCCAtagattgttttacataaatttttgttcaaaattcaATATGGCGGTGTCTTTTGGCGTGATGTCATTTCAATGCATTTCGAGCGTTCATGACCACTTTTTGTGGTCAATCGACGTCATCGACCCATTTTTGGGGGCAatgaccatttattttgggtacaTGACCAGTAATTTTGGGGCAGGCGACCAAGAATTTTTGGTCGGACCATAAAAACTGGGCATTGACCAACATTTTGGGTCGCTCGAGTATTTAAGGTTCCAGGAACTTTATTAAGTAATTCAGTCGGGCCATAACATCAAGGGCATAACatcttttattaattattcagaaacttgtaagaaaaacttaatataaactgaGTTCATATTAATTGCTACTGTTACTAAATAATAGACTTTAACCCAACAAAGAtatcttatattaatatattaaagattgtttattttatttaaaacgtatacTCTTGTGGTGAATGAGTGTTGGACACTTGCGTGAgagaattgtttaaaatatttgacttGTTTCTGAGAAATCATCGTATTGTGTGGTGTATTTGAACCGTTAAGAAATTTACACTGTTAATGTTTAcgttgtgttaatgaaaatataacttctatgaatttcgacgttaaagaataaaagattaatgaagttttaaaatgacttgttttcctCGTTTTAGTAAATAAGCGTAAGaaccacattattattattgaactatTATTGAACTATTCCTGACAAGAATACGGAACAGTTAGCTCGCAACAATATTGTCGTCGGCCAAAGTCTCCTGGAACAACAGAAGTCGTTTGGCGGAGTAGCTGAAGGCAAAGGCTACCTGCTGGACAGTATCCATCATGTTCTTAGAATACCTTTCTTTCGAAGCGTGTATTATGGCTAGGTTCAGACAGTGAGCCTTGCAATGAGTATACACTGTCTCTGGTATCAATTGTCGGATTTTTGCCTGCACTCCGCGATGGATCCCAGACATATTACTGGCCCCGTAGTATCCCTGTCCACGCATGTTCTCAGTGCGTACAcctgttaaaataaaaaagcataaataataacaacattccAGCCAAAGACGGTCAAATTACCTTACCCTTACTAATCTTAAGAGACGCTATGCCCAAGAATACTAATCatcattaatttatttgtataaacatgTATTCAGTTTTTGGAAACAACATAAAAGGGACATACGTCTTTGTCTCATTTTTACTGTTTTTGTTATGATACGCGCCAAGCGAAAAGTACACTCGGACATTTTGATCAATGTCCAGAAAGTGAAGATCAAGGCCGTCTAGCGCGTCCATAATGTTGATAAATATTTGAAAACtgatctaaaaaataaaatatgcctTCTTCGACTTATTGGCGAACAATGTGGGTCCTGATCAGACTGTGTGGATGCAAAGGCTGATCTAGGCCACACTGGTCGCAAAATCACGAAAATGTCCGAGTGCCCTCTTTCCCATGACATGACTGAGTTATTTAACACAAATGTATATGCACTTATATGACACTATTTTGAATCTTTATTTATTAGTATTAAATAGAATTTAGCTAATTTACCTAGTTTAGTGAGGATATCAATGAATGCGTTTGCCAGAACCTCGCCTGTTGTACTAGTCGTGCTCGAAAACCCCAAAAATTCCTCCCGAACGGTCGACGTCGTCTTGTCCACGAAGCGAACACACAGCGACATCTGTTCCATGGTCGCGGCGTCTGTAGCTTCGTCAGCCATAAATCCAAACACACCTGCATCATTGCACTCAGCAACCAGGTCATCAGTTATGATTTTACCGCAGATGGATATCAACTCGTTCTGAATCTGTGGGGAAGTATACTTTGTTCTAGGATTGCATGTGTTTAAGTGTTCAAATAGAACCTGGTTGTACTTTGCCTGGTAGTGTAAGAGCACCCTAAAATTGCCAAAATCATCCTCGTGGCCACGCAAGGCAATATTTTGTTTCCCACAGAGAATAATTGTCTCTACAATGCCACTAAGGATTTTTCTATTCTTTTCAACCATGGCGTTGTACTGTGATACTAAAGTACGCTCTATATCTTTTTGTTTCCCTTTTGCAACTGCGGTGAAATTTTCAGCTGCGATTAATTGGTCATTATGAGACTTGCTTTTCGTGTGCCGGTCTACAATTTTACTCATGTTGCACCAATCTGTCAGGGGCAAATTGTTCAACACTTGGCTTCGACCATCTTTGCTTGCAAAGACGTAACATGGTGCACAGAATATACCATCTGAAGATAGAGAATATCGCATCCAGGTGTTCTTTTGAAACCAGGCTGGTTGCGCTTTTCTTAAGGTGCCGCCGCTTATCCTGTAACAAATTCAACAATGGTTATGGTAAATAAAAACGACAAAAAAATACATGGCGGTGGTAGGATTCGAACTCGCATCGCTTGATTTCTAGTTTTCCACTTTTACCACTTAGCCATAGAGGCATTTGAAATTCACGAAAAATTAAATCTATATAGATCTATATCAAATGCTTGATATAATTTCGCAAAAACATCTTTTCAATATTTGTTCTTCTTTTaattcaacattgtaataaaaattataatagatCTGCAATTACTTTTATGCTacagtaaataaacatttcatggaCGGGTAGATCTTGTGATAACATTGTGTTTTAAGGCGTAAGTTTAGCGACAATTCATTGTTGCATTTACTTTTcagttatttaaaatagaaatctACCTTGCAGGAAATATGAAATGAAGCACGTCGGTCCATTCGTTTGTCATTGATTCGGAAATCAGCGGCAAAAACATCACAATACGGCGGGCTATGTTTATCCGCCATTTTAAACACTGCCGCGTGAAAAACTTTTGGATACAAGGGGCGTAATTAAGATAGGTCTACCAGCATC carries:
- the LOC127870007 gene encoding 52 kDa repressor of the inhibitor of the protein kinase-like, whose translation is MVEKNRKILSGIVETIILCGKQNIALRGHEDDFGNFRVLLHYQAKYNQVLFEHLNTCNPRTKYTSPQIQNELISICGKIITDDLVAECNDAGVFGFMADEATDAATMEQMSLCVRFVDKTTSTVREEFLGFSSTTSTTGEVLANAFIDILTKLGVRTENMRGQGYYGASNMSGIHRGVQAKIRQLIPETVYTHCKAHCLNLAIIHASKERYSKNMMDTVQQVAFAFSYSAKRLLLFQETLADDNIVAS